One genomic window of Undibacterium cyanobacteriorum includes the following:
- the priB gene encoding primosomal replication protein N — MNQLTVVAQLIEKSVLRYTPAGIPIATVSLKHDSKQMHAGAERLVEFEINAIAAGEISSQMLEIELGEFREFKGFLARKNRNSKSIVFHVTHIEALKNETHLLD; from the coding sequence GTGAATCAGCTAACAGTCGTTGCGCAACTCATCGAAAAATCCGTATTGCGATATACGCCAGCGGGAATTCCAATCGCGACAGTGTCGTTAAAACATGATTCGAAGCAGATGCATGCCGGCGCTGAGCGTCTCGTTGAGTTTGAAATAAACGCGATAGCAGCAGGTGAAATCTCTAGCCAAATGTTAGAGATCGAGCTCGGTGAGTTTAGAGAGTTCAAAGGTTTTCTTGCACGAAAGAACCGCAACAGCAAAAGTATCGTTTTTCATGTGACGCACATCGAAGCGCTGAAAAACGAAACGCATTTACTAGATTAG
- the rpsF gene encoding 30S ribosomal protein S6 encodes MRHYEIVFIVHPDQSEQVPAMIERYKTTVTSRGGQIHRVEDWGRRQLAYMIQKLAKAHYVCMNIECDAETLLELETAFKFNDAVLRHLTVKMKKAETAPSPMMKSVQKEDSAKAQRVEAPAA; translated from the coding sequence ATGCGTCATTATGAAATCGTATTTATCGTACATCCCGATCAAAGCGAGCAAGTGCCAGCAATGATCGAGCGTTACAAAACTACAGTGACTTCCCGTGGTGGTCAGATCCACCGCGTTGAAGACTGGGGTCGTCGCCAATTGGCATACATGATCCAAAAATTGGCGAAAGCACACTATGTTTGCATGAACATCGAGTGCGACGCGGAAACTTTGCTCGAGTTGGAAACAGCATTCAAATTCAATGATGCCGTGTTGCGTCACTTGACAGTAAAAATGAAGAAAGCTGAAACAGCACCTTCTCCAATGATGAAGTCTGTGCAGAAGGAAGATTCTGCTAAGGCACAACGTGTTGAAGCTCCTGCAGCTTAA
- the lexA gene encoding transcriptional repressor LexA, translated as MLKLTARQEQILTLIKDAIQNTGFPPTRAEIANELGFRSTNAAEEHLQALARKGVIEISAGTSRGIRLKESSLNTNPSHTANAQMALPHPALMQLSLPLVGRVAAGSPILATEHVEATYNVDPSLFSAKPDFLLKVRGLSMRDVGIMDGDLLAVKKTDSARNGQIVVARIGEEVTVKRYMRTSNGIELLPENPDFKPIIVNESESEFALEGLAVGLLRSW; from the coding sequence ATGCTTAAATTAACCGCCCGCCAAGAACAAATTCTCACGCTGATTAAAGATGCCATCCAAAATACTGGCTTCCCTCCGACTCGCGCTGAAATTGCTAATGAACTAGGTTTTCGCTCCACTAATGCGGCCGAAGAGCATTTGCAAGCATTGGCACGCAAGGGAGTGATTGAAATCTCGGCTGGCACTTCGCGCGGAATTCGACTGAAGGAATCAAGCCTCAATACAAACCCCAGCCACACTGCGAACGCTCAAATGGCACTCCCCCACCCCGCTCTCATGCAACTGAGTTTGCCTTTAGTGGGACGCGTCGCTGCAGGCTCACCTATTTTGGCAACAGAGCACGTGGAAGCGACCTATAACGTCGATCCATCGTTATTTTCAGCCAAACCGGATTTTTTATTGAAGGTGCGCGGATTATCAATGCGCGATGTGGGCATTATGGATGGCGACCTGCTCGCAGTGAAAAAAACCGATTCCGCAAGAAATGGGCAAATTGTCGTCGCAAGAATCGGTGAAGAGGTAACGGTAAAACGCTACATGCGCACTTCAAACGGTATTGAATTGCTCCCTGAGAACCCTGACTTTAAACCAATCATTGTCAATGAAAGTGAGTCAGAGTTCGCACTAGAAGGTCTTGCTGTAGGACTACTGCGATCTTGGTGA
- the rplI gene encoding 50S ribosomal protein L9, whose amino-acid sequence MQVILMDKVVNLGNLGDVVRVKDGYARNFLIPQRIARRATAAAIAEFEAKRAELEKAAAEKLAAAQAQGEKLNGLTVQISQKAGVDGRLFGSVTNFDIAEALTKQGFAVEKAQVRLPQGPLKAVGDHPVSVALHTDVVVEIVVAVLGEQA is encoded by the coding sequence ATGCAAGTTATTTTGATGGATAAAGTCGTTAATCTCGGCAATTTGGGCGACGTAGTTCGTGTTAAAGATGGTTACGCACGTAACTTCTTGATCCCACAACGTATCGCACGTCGTGCAACTGCTGCAGCGATCGCTGAATTCGAAGCGAAGCGCGCAGAGCTGGAAAAAGCAGCTGCTGAGAAATTGGCTGCAGCACAAGCTCAAGGCGAAAAATTGAACGGTTTGACAGTTCAAATTTCTCAAAAAGCTGGTGTTGATGGTCGTTTGTTTGGTTCTGTTACAAACTTCGACATCGCTGAAGCTTTGACAAAACAAGGTTTCGCTGTAGAGAAAGCTCAAGTTCGTTTGCCACAAGGCCCATTGAAGGCAGTTGGCGATCACCCAGTTTCTGTTGCTTTGCACACTGACGTTGTTGTTGAAATCGTCGTTGCAGTATTGGGCGAACAAGCGTAA
- the rpsR gene encoding 30S ribosomal protein S18, with translation MAFGKKFDKSKLKQKRQQQNPLFKRKKFCRFSAGHVAAVDYKDIDTLKDFIQENGKIMPARLTGTKALYQRQVDTAVKRARYLALLPYTDLHTA, from the coding sequence ATGGCATTCGGTAAAAAATTTGATAAAAGCAAATTGAAACAAAAGCGTCAGCAACAAAATCCTTTGTTCAAGCGTAAAAAATTCTGCCGTTTCTCTGCAGGTCACGTAGCTGCAGTTGATTACAAAGATATCGACACATTGAAAGACTTCATCCAAGAAAACGGCAAAATTATGCCTGCACGTTTGACTGGTACTAAGGCTTTGTATCAGCGTCAAGTTGATACAGCTGTTAAGCGCGCACGCTACTTAGCGTTGTTGCCTTACACTGATTTGCACACAGCGTAA